One genomic segment of Hordeum vulgare subsp. vulgare chromosome 2H, MorexV3_pseudomolecules_assembly, whole genome shotgun sequence includes these proteins:
- the LOC123424484 gene encoding GDT1-like protein 2, chloroplastic gives MASGLLLPAPAAPPRVSQRRRSAARLACAAAQHAPGLPSTGPRPRGSRPPPHYRATGVGAGALSSCLVGCRLLSWLKPIRYDVRVQTSNIDLGAGNYEGDEAGGRREQLDSSGTKSSNEPAKPVSGSRYMQAVAAVLLLCALASAFIVFFKGQPSAVVAALAKSGFTAAFTLIFVSEIGDKTFFIAALLAMQYQKALVLLGSMAALSLMTIVSVVIGRIFQSVPAQFQTTLPIGEYAAVALLAFFGFKSIKDAWALPDKVNGNLEKNSESGELAEAEELVKEKASLKLTSPLAILWKSFSLVFFAEWGDRSMLATIALGAAQSPWGVASGAIAGHLIATLLAIIGGAFLANYLSEKLVGLLGGVLFLLFAAATLFGVF, from the exons ATGgcatccggcctcctcctcccggcgcCGGCGGCTCCCCCGCGCGTCTCGCAGCGCCGGAGgagcgccgcccgcctcgcctgcGCGGCCGCCCAGCACGCGCCCGGGCTCCCCTCGACGGGGCCACGCCCACGCGGCTCCCGCCCTCCTCCGCACTACCGGGCTACCGGCGTGGGGGCTGGGGCTCTCTCCTCCTGCCTTG TAGGATGTAGGTTGTTGTCATGGTTGAAGCCAATAAGGTATGATGTTAGAGTGCAAACATCTAACATAGACCTTGGAGCTGGGAACTATGAAGGAGATGAAGCAGGTGGCCGTAGGGAACAGTTGGATAGTTCTGGTACCAAAAGTTCAAATGAACC AGCAAAACCAGTTTCGGGATCTCGTTACATGCAAGCTGTTGCTGCCGTGCTACTTCTGTGCGCCCTGGCATCTGCTTTTATCGTTTTCTTTAAAGGACAGCCATCTGCAGTTGTAGCTGCACTAGCAAAGTCAGGTTTCACGGCAGCATTTACACTGATTTTTGTATCCGAGATTGGGGATAAG ACATTTTTCATTGCTGCACTACTCGCGATGCAGTATCAAAAGGCATTG GTTTTACTTGGGTCAATGGCTGCTCTTTCCCTGATGACTATCGTGAGTGTCGTGATTGGACGGATCTTTCAGTCTGTACCAGCACAATTTCAAACAA CACTGCCCATAGGAGAATATGCAGCGGTTGCGCTACTTGCATTTTTCGGTTTCAAATCAATTAAAGATGCATGGGCACTTCCAGATAAAGTAAATGGGAATCTTGAAAAAAACTCTGAATCTGGTGAACTGGCTGAAGCTGAGGAGCTTGTTAAGGAAAAG GCTTCACTGAAACTCACAAGTCCTCTTGCGATTCTCTGGAAATCGTTCAGTCTTGTTTTCTTTGCG GAGTGGGGGGATCGCTCTATGCTGGCTACAATTGCTTTGGGTGCCGCACAG TCTCCCTGGGGCGTTGCTAGTGGGGCCATAGCTGGACACCTGATTGCAACCTTGCTTGCGATCATCGGGGGAGCATTCCTAGCCAACTACCTATCCGAGAAGCTG GTTGGCCTGCTGGGAGGAGTACTGTTTCTGTTATTTGCCGCCGCGACGCTTTTCGGCGTGTTCTGA